From one Humulus lupulus chromosome 8, drHumLupu1.1, whole genome shotgun sequence genomic stretch:
- the LOC133798360 gene encoding protein DA1-related 2 → MTSSEVTHLSQPCIYGDIVSSYGERKSRFMKWLTKLFKGGSSRRGGSGGGGNNPQLIGDENMSWRAPIRSLGDHRPRARKESDELEHAIALSLADDLRRPTGRRWRRDHDEDFARALHDSLASPYSSPRSRPHPHPHPHPHIPSHPTPYVPAHPPSHPPQQYYPWGYKICGGCKREIRYGNYLGCMGTYYHPPCFRCHSCEQPITENEFSLSGKDPYHKTCFKELAHPKCDVCHHFIPTNRAGLIEYRCHPFWSQKYCPSHEHDDTARCCSCERLESWDARYISLGDGRSLCFECMESAIMDTGDCQPLYHAIRDFYEGLNMKLDQQIPMLLVERHALNEAIVGEKGGIHHMPETRGLCLSEEQTVTSILRRPKIGGHQFIGMRTQPQKLTRRCEVTAILVLYGLPRLLTGAILAHELMHGWLRLKGFRNLNPEVEEGICQVLSHMWLESEVMPVSRNMPSTSTASSSSSSKKGGKSNAESKLGEFFMHQIAHDASPAYGGGFRAANAAVNKYGLPPTLKHIHLTGTFPL, encoded by the exons ATGACTTCTTCTGAAGTCACTCATCTCTCTCAGCCTTGCATTTACG GGGACATTGTTTCTTCTTATGGTGAGAGGAAATCCCGCTTTATGAAATGGCTCACTAAGCTTTTCAAAGGCGGTTCGAGTAGAAGAGGAGGAAGCGGCGGCGGCGGCAATAATCCACAGCTTATTGGCGACGAAAACATGTCTTGGCGCGCACCAATTAGATCCTTg GGTGATCATCGCCCCAGAGCTCGGAAGGAGAGCGATGAGTTGGAACATGCAATTGCGCTATCTTTGGCTGACGATTTGAGAAGACCAACAG GGCGTAGATGGCGGCGAGACCACGATGAAGATTTTGCCAGGGCACTTCACGATAGTCTGGCTTCGCCATATTCTTCTCCGCGTTCTCGTCCACACCCACACCCACATCCTCATCCACATATTCCTTCACACCCCACTCCGTATGTCCCTGCACACCCACCTTCTCATCCCCCTCAGCAGTATTACCCTTGGGGATACAA AATATGTGGTGGCTGCAAACGTGAAATACGTTATGGAAATTATCTAGGATGCATGGGAACGTACTACCATCCTCCGTGCTTCCGCTGTCATTCTTGCGAACAGCCAATAACTGAGAATGAG TTCTCTCTGTCAGGAAAAGATCCATATCACAAGACCTGCTTCAAAGAGCTGGCTCATCCCAAGTGTGATGTCTGCCATCACTTT ATACCGACCAATCGAGCTGGTTTAATTGAGTATAGGTGCCACCCCTTTTGGTCTCAAAAATACTGTCCTTCACATGAACATGACGACACAGCTCGCTGCTGCAGTTGTGAGCGCTTAGAG TCCTGGGATGCAAGATATATTTCATTGGGAGATGGACGGAGTTTATGCTTCGAGTGCATGGAATCTGCTATTATGGATACTGGTGATTGTCAGCCCCTTTACCATGCCATCAGAGACTTTTACGAAGGACTGAACATGAAACTAGATCAGCAAATCCCCATGCTTCTGGTTGAAAGACACGCACTTAATGAAGCAATAGTTGGAGAGAAAGGC GGTATACATCACATGCCTGAGACAAGGGGTTTATGCCTTTCTGAAGAGCAGACTGTCACTAGT ATACTCAGAAGGCCGAAAATCGGAGGTCACCAATTTATAGGAATGAGAACTCAACCTCAAAAGCTGACTCGAAGATGTGAAGTAACAGCTATTCTTGTTCTCTATGGTCTTCCAAG ATTACTAACTGGTGCTATTCTTGCCCATGAGTTGATGCATGGCTGGCTACGCCTTAAAG GTTTTCGTAACCTTAATCCGGAAGTAGAGGAAGGTATCTGTCAGGTGCTTTCCCACATGTGGCTTGAATCGGAAGTAATGCCAGTGTCTCGAAACATGCCTTCAACATCAACagcttcttcttcctcctcatctAAGAAAGGCGGAAAGTCAAACGCCGAAAGCAAACTCGGAGAGTTTTTCATGCACCAAATTGCCCACGATGCGTCTCCAGCATATGGGGGAGGGTTCAGGGCAGCAAATGCAGCAGTCAACAAGTATGGTTTACCTCCTACTCTGAAACACATTCATCTCACGGGAACTTTCCCCTTGTAA
- the LOC133794038 gene encoding L10-interacting MYB domain-containing protein-like, translated as MENENNICTKSDVPRSKAIWNSESLNFFLDFCIKEVDDGHRPTTYLDKVGYVNLITNMKKATGRDYTRPQLKNKWDGLKNEWKLWKQLKGKETGLGWNIKKNTIDATEDWWNSKLQSHPDAAKFRIRGIEPEVEEKLDRIFMNTVATGEYVWTPSSGIIPSESEKPFNNIETLHEQLESSDDDLEMPNTDRFLREKNNKRLAEPLEKQNKAMKHGKGKMKKTGPLMIFEQIGRLADAVETRSRNIETARKENSITEVMKILNSLPGIEKGSSLYLFATRLFIMKEKREMFASLEEPELMLTWLKNEHTLG; from the exons ATGgaaaatgaaaataatatttgCACCAAGAGTGACGTACCAAGAAGTAAAGCAATATGGAATTCAGAGAGTTTGAATTTTTTCTTAGACTTCTGTATCAAAGAGGTTGATGATGGGCATCGTCCTACTACTTATTTAGATAAAGTTGGATATGTAAACTTGATTACAAATATGAAGAAAGCAACTGGAAGAGATTACACTAGACCACAATTGAAAAATAAGTGGGATGGATTAAAAAATGAATGGAAGCTTTGGAAGCAACTCAAGGGAAAAGAAACTGGCTTAGGATGGAATATAAAAAAGAATACAATTGATGCAACTGAAGATTGGTGGAATAGTAAATTACAG AGTCATCCCGATGCTGCAAAGTTTCGCATTCGGGGAATTGAACCAGAGGTAGAGGAAAAATTAGATAGGATTTTCATGAACACTGTTGCTACAGGAGAGTATGTTTGGACACCTTCATCTGGAATAATTCCATCTGAGTCTGAAAAACCTTTTAACAATATTGAAACCTTACATGAACAACTTGAGAGTAGTGACGATGATCTAGAGATGCCTAATACTGATAGATTTCTTAGAGAGAAAAATAACAAGAGATTAGCCGAGCCACTTGAGAAACAAAATAAAGCAATGAAACATGGAAAAGGAAAAATGAAGAAGACAGGGCCTTTAATGATATTTGAACAAATTGGTCGCCTTGCTGATGCTGTGGAGACAAGGAGTAGAAATATTGAAACAGCTAGAAAGGAGAATAGTATTACCGAAgttatgaaaattttaaattctttGCCTGGAATTGAGAAAGGGAGCAGCTTGTATTTATTTGCAACTCGCTTGTTTATcatgaaagagaagagagagatgTTTGCTTCATTGGAAGAACCTGAGTTGATGCTTACTTGGCTCAAGAATGAGCATACTCTGGGATAA
- the LOC133798362 gene encoding uncharacterized protein LOC133798362 isoform X1, whose amino-acid sequence MQTEARVGMVVEGQRALNTVHGSVAVPQSKPPPPQSLQLSQISTLSQLLAGGVAGALSKTCTAPLARLTILFQVQGMHSDVATLSKASIWREASRIVGEEGFRAFWKGNLVTIAHRLPYSSANFYAYEHYKKLLQMIPGLENHRENMSTNLCVHFVGGGMAGITAATATYPLDLVRTRLAAQTNMIYYRGIGHALRTITCEEGILGLYKGLGATLLGVGPNIALSFSVYESLRSHWQLHRPHDSPVLVSLACGSLSGIASSTATFPLDLVRRRKQLEGAGGRARVYTTGLLGTFKHIYRTEGLRGLYRGILPEYYKVVPGVGICFMTYETLKMLLADADDNL is encoded by the exons ATGCAGACGGAGGCTAGAGTGGGGATGGTGGTCGAAGGTCAGAGAGCTTTGAATACTGTCCATGGAAGCGTGGCGGTGCCACAGTCAAAGCCGCCACCGCCGCAGTCGCTCCAGCTGTCTCAGATCAGTACCCTATCTCAGCTTCTCGCCGGAGGCGTAGCCGGAGCATTAAGTAAGACCTGTACGGCCCCGCTTGCTAGACTTACTATTCTCTTTCAG GTGCAAGGTATGCACTCTGATGTTGCTACATTGAGCAAGGCAAGCATATGGCGTGAGGCTTCACGAATCGTTGGTGAAGAAGGATTTCGAGCTTTCTGGAAGGGAAATCTAGTTACAATAGCTCATCGTCTTCCGTATTCTTCAGCTAACTTTTATGCGTATGAACACTACAAAAAG TTACTACAAATGATTCCAGGACTAGAAAATCATAGGGAAAATATGAGTACGAACCTCTGTGTACATTTTGTAGGTGGTGGCATGGCAGGAATAACAGCAGCCACAGCCACATATCCATTGGATCTTGTGAGAACACGCCTAGCTGCCCAG ACAAATATGATCTATTATAGAGGTATTGGGCATGCTTTGCGAACTATTACGTGCGAGGAGGGAATTTTGGGACTATATAAAGGACTTGGAGCAACTCTCTTG GGTGTTGGCCCCAACATAGCTCTAAGCTTTTCAGTGTACGAGAGTTTGAGATCTCATTGGCAGTTGCATAG GCCTCATGATTCTCCTGTCCTAGTTAGTTTGGCTTGCGGCAGTCTTTCAGGAATTGCATCATCGACAG CAACTTTCCCATTGGATCTTGTTAGAAGAAGAAAACAGTTAGAGGGAGCAGGTGGTCGAGCTCGTGTCTACACAACAGGCCTTCTAGGTACATTTAAACACATTTATAGGACTGAAGGTCTGCGTGGCCTGTACCGGGGAATTCTGCCAGAATACTACAAGGTGGTGCCTGGTGTTGGAATTTGTTTTATGACTTACGAGACCCTGAAGATGCTCTTAGCAGATGCTGACGATAATCTATAG
- the LOC133798362 gene encoding uncharacterized protein LOC133798362 isoform X2 — translation MQTEARVGMVVEGQRALNTVHGSVAVPQSKPPPPQSLQLSQISTLSQLLAGGVAGALSKTCTAPLARLTILFQVQGMHSDVATLSKASIWREASRIVGEEGFRAFWKGNLVTIAHRLPYSSANFYAYEHYKKLLQMIPGLENHRENMSTNLCVHFVGGGMAGITAATATYPLDLVRTRLAAQTNMIYYRGIGHALRTITCEEGILGLYKGLGATLLGVGPNIALSFSVYESLRSHWQLHRPHDSPVLVSLACGSLSGIASSTEKQGVVQALHQLSNQIDP, via the exons ATGCAGACGGAGGCTAGAGTGGGGATGGTGGTCGAAGGTCAGAGAGCTTTGAATACTGTCCATGGAAGCGTGGCGGTGCCACAGTCAAAGCCGCCACCGCCGCAGTCGCTCCAGCTGTCTCAGATCAGTACCCTATCTCAGCTTCTCGCCGGAGGCGTAGCCGGAGCATTAAGTAAGACCTGTACGGCCCCGCTTGCTAGACTTACTATTCTCTTTCAG GTGCAAGGTATGCACTCTGATGTTGCTACATTGAGCAAGGCAAGCATATGGCGTGAGGCTTCACGAATCGTTGGTGAAGAAGGATTTCGAGCTTTCTGGAAGGGAAATCTAGTTACAATAGCTCATCGTCTTCCGTATTCTTCAGCTAACTTTTATGCGTATGAACACTACAAAAAG TTACTACAAATGATTCCAGGACTAGAAAATCATAGGGAAAATATGAGTACGAACCTCTGTGTACATTTTGTAGGTGGTGGCATGGCAGGAATAACAGCAGCCACAGCCACATATCCATTGGATCTTGTGAGAACACGCCTAGCTGCCCAG ACAAATATGATCTATTATAGAGGTATTGGGCATGCTTTGCGAACTATTACGTGCGAGGAGGGAATTTTGGGACTATATAAAGGACTTGGAGCAACTCTCTTG GGTGTTGGCCCCAACATAGCTCTAAGCTTTTCAGTGTACGAGAGTTTGAGATCTCATTGGCAGTTGCATAG GCCTCATGATTCTCCTGTCCTAGTTAGTTTGGCTTGCGGCAGTCTTTCAGGAATTGCATCATCGACAG AGAAACAAGGTGTGGTGCAGGCTCTGCACCAATTATCTAACCAGATTGACCCCTAG
- the LOC133795983 gene encoding uncharacterized protein LOC133795983, translated as MADTDEEIELQSASITTYFVQHYYTTYIEKTPCMNSSQTGHMWLMEILKGNESRCYSMFRMEKDVFIKLCDELEANYGFKGSKRMCALEILGMFLFTLGHGAGNRLTQERFQHSGETVSRYFNKVLDVLCHMSVDVLKPPDPEFKDVPEEILKDSRYMPHFKVNGVHVNAVIPPEDQVPFVGRKGIPTQNVMAICNFDMQFIYAYAGWEGKYYLVDAEYPQITGFLGPYKGQRYYLPQFQRGSKPIGYKEVFNQTHSSLRSVIERTFGVWKKRWKILRDMPSYPYQKQVKIVIASMTLHNYIRRHAKRDRHFEKIRDNPYYCVEDQTNIEDEDETVRASNLNEMDNTRDLIAASLMGYN; from the exons atGGCAGACACAGATGAGGAGATTGAGTTACAATCGGCGTCtataactacatactttgttcaACATTATTATACAACATATATTGAAAAGACACCTTGTATGAATTCTTCTCAAACTGGTCATATGTGGTTGATGGAAATATTAAAAGGAAATGAAAGTAGATGTTATAGCATGTTTAGGATGGAGAAAGATGTTTTCATTAAATTATGCGATGAATTGGAAGCTAATTATGGATTTAAGGGTTCAAAGAGAATGTGTGCTCTTGAGATATTAGGCATGTTTTTATTTACATTAGGTCACGGTGCTGGAAACCGATTAACACAAGAGCGATTCCAACACTCAGGCGAGACAGTTAGTCGATATTTCAACAAGGTTTTAGAtgttttatgtcatatgagtgtAGATGTATTAAAACCACCAGACCCAGAATTTAAAGATGTTCCTGAAGAGATATTGAAAGATTCTAGATATATGCCTCATTTTAAGGTAA ACGGTGTACATGTGAATGCTGTAATTCCACCTGAAGATCAAGTACCATTTGTTGGTAGAAAAGGGATACCAACTCAGAATGTCATGGCAATATGTAATTTTGATATGCAATTTATATATGCATATGCTGGGTGGGAAG GAAAATATTATTTAGTGGATGCGGAATACCCACAAATTACAGGTTTTTTAGGACCATATAAAGGCCAAAGATACTATCTACCACAATTTCAACGAGGTAGCAAACCTATTGGTTATAAAGAGGTATTCAACCAGACACATTCTTCTCTTCGAAGTGTTATTGAAAGAACTTTTGGAGTATGGAAGAAAAGATGGAAAATATTAAGAGATATGCCTAGTTATCCATATCAGAAGCAAGTGAAAATAGTGATTGCATCAATGACCTTGCATAATTACATTCGAAGGCATGCAAAACGTGATCGACATTTTGAGAAAATTAGAGATAATCCATATTATTGTGTAGAAGATCAAACTAAtattgaagatgaagatgagacagTTAGAGCTTCAAATTTAAATGAAATGGACAATACTAGAGATCTGATTGCTGCAAGTTTAATGGGATATAATTAA